A part of Winslowiella toletana genomic DNA contains:
- a CDS encoding glutathione S-transferase family protein, whose product MLKVWGRKTSSNVQALMWCIGELGLPFERYDIGHKYGGNDTPEFLAMNPNGLVPVLKDNDGPALFETGAILRYLSEQYAKAPFWPDDIVQRTAVDMWAEWAKVNVSPGFTAPIFWQLVRTAEKDRDPQAIAAAIKRLTALLQIAETRLTQHDYLVGDAFTLADIQFGYLLYRYYDIAIERADLPALQRYYQRLTQRPAYREHVMISYEELRVV is encoded by the coding sequence ATGCTTAAAGTGTGGGGCAGAAAAACCTCTTCCAATGTTCAGGCGCTGATGTGGTGCATCGGTGAACTGGGGCTTCCTTTCGAGCGTTACGATATCGGCCATAAATATGGCGGCAACGATACACCTGAGTTTCTGGCGATGAACCCTAACGGCCTGGTGCCGGTATTAAAGGATAATGATGGTCCGGCGCTGTTTGAGACCGGCGCCATCCTGCGCTATTTGTCTGAGCAGTACGCTAAAGCGCCATTCTGGCCAGACGATATTGTGCAGCGCACGGCGGTGGATATGTGGGCGGAGTGGGCAAAGGTTAACGTCTCGCCGGGCTTTACCGCCCCCATCTTCTGGCAACTGGTGCGAACCGCGGAGAAAGACCGCGATCCGCAGGCAATCGCGGCGGCAATTAAACGGCTGACCGCGCTGCTGCAGATCGCCGAAACCCGGCTGACGCAGCACGATTATCTGGTGGGCGACGCATTTACGCTGGCGGATATTCAGTTCGGTTATCTGTTGTATCGTTACTATGATATTGCTATTGAGCGTGCCGATTTACCGGCGCTGCAACGCTATTATCAGCGTCTGACGCAGCGTCCGGCCTATCGCGAACATGTGATGATTTCCTATGAAGAGCTGCGGGTAGTCTGA
- a CDS encoding helix-turn-helix domain-containing protein: protein MGKNLDNMLAELSASRRQHVEQLADEMLLEVQLYRLREELQLTQQALASKMGISQPTIAAIEKRGNDIKLSTMKRYVAALGGTIHINIEFPDGHHIALEM from the coding sequence ATGGGTAAAAACCTTGATAACATGCTGGCAGAACTTTCGGCCAGCAGAAGACAACATGTCGAACAGCTGGCGGATGAAATGCTGCTGGAAGTACAGCTTTATCGCTTACGCGAGGAGTTACAACTTACTCAGCAGGCTCTCGCAAGCAAGATGGGCATCAGTCAGCCTACCATTGCGGCAATAGAAAAACGCGGCAATGATATAAAACTGTCAACCATGAAGCGCTATGTGGCGGCCCTTGGCGGAACTATCCATATCAATATCGAGTTTCCTGATGGTCACCATATTGCGCTAGAGATGTAG
- a CDS encoding SDR family NAD(P)-dependent oxidoreductase, giving the protein MFSDLKNKRVLITGSTAGVGLAAAQAFARQGAKVGLNGSRPESAVSATLAGLRAEGFDVAYFQADLTQSTACQQLIEAFVSHFGGIDVLVNNAGGLGGRNGLENIDDDFYDHVMNLNARSALMTTKFAIPHLRAAANKSGATSAVISTGSIAAREGGGPGAGIYAASKAWLHDIHRNWVKEFTADHIRFNIVSPGTIDTAFHEDKPQEVRDRIASTIAMGRFGRSEEVAPSFLFLASHACSGYITGQIIDVNGGQMAP; this is encoded by the coding sequence ATGTTCTCTGATCTGAAAAACAAACGTGTACTGATCACCGGTTCAACCGCTGGTGTCGGCCTGGCTGCTGCGCAGGCATTTGCCCGCCAGGGCGCAAAAGTGGGGCTAAATGGTTCACGCCCGGAGTCCGCCGTTAGTGCAACGCTGGCAGGGCTGCGCGCAGAGGGTTTTGACGTTGCTTATTTTCAGGCCGACCTGACGCAATCCACAGCCTGTCAGCAGCTGATTGAAGCCTTTGTCAGCCACTTTGGCGGCATTGACGTACTGGTTAATAACGCCGGAGGCTTGGGCGGACGTAACGGGCTGGAAAATATTGATGATGATTTTTACGATCATGTCATGAATTTAAACGCACGTTCGGCACTGATGACCACCAAATTCGCCATCCCGCATTTGCGTGCTGCGGCCAACAAGAGCGGCGCCACCAGTGCGGTCATCAGTACCGGTTCGATTGCCGCGCGTGAAGGCGGTGGCCCTGGCGCTGGCATCTATGCGGCATCCAAGGCCTGGCTGCATGATATCCACCGTAACTGGGTAAAAGAGTTTACCGCTGACCATATCCGTTTCAACATCGTCTCACCGGGCACCATTGATACCGCTTTTCATGAAGATAAACCACAGGAAGTGCGCGATCGCATTGCCAGCACTATCGCCATGGGCCGCTTTGGCCGCAGTGAAGAAGTGGCTCCCAGCTTTCTGTTCCTCGCATCACATGCCTGTAGCGGTTATATCACCGGTCAGATTATCGATGTTAATGGTGGCCAGATGGCGCCCTGA
- a CDS encoding sugar kinase produces MTHKKIAVIGECMIELSQKGADLSRGFGGDTLNTAIYLARQLPAESLSVEYVTALGTDTFSNEMVAAWQQEQVKTTLIQRMENKLPGLYFIETDPQGERTFFYWRNEAAARYWLESERADEICEQLALFDYIYLSGISLAILNASSREKLLSLLAECRGNGGKVIFDNNYRPRLWQSREEAQQAYAAMLACTDIAFLTLDDETLLWGEASVDDVVSRTRAAGVAEIVIKRGAESCLVASGDAPLIEVAAVKLPKEKIVDTTAAGDSFSAGYLAVRLTGGSAADAAARGHLTASTVIQYRGAVIPKSAMPQ; encoded by the coding sequence ATGACGCATAAAAAAATTGCCGTAATTGGCGAATGCATGATTGAGCTGTCGCAGAAGGGCGCAGATTTAAGCCGCGGCTTTGGCGGCGATACCCTGAATACCGCCATCTATCTGGCGCGTCAGCTGCCAGCAGAGTCATTAAGCGTGGAGTATGTCACCGCGCTGGGAACCGATACTTTTAGCAATGAGATGGTCGCCGCCTGGCAACAGGAGCAGGTAAAGACCACGTTAATTCAGCGCATGGAGAACAAGCTACCCGGCCTGTACTTTATTGAAACCGACCCGCAGGGTGAGCGCACCTTCTTCTACTGGCGCAATGAAGCCGCAGCCCGTTACTGGCTGGAGAGTGAACGCGCCGATGAAATATGTGAACAGCTGGCGCTGTTTGACTACATTTATCTGAGCGGTATCAGCCTGGCGATATTAAATGCCAGCAGCCGGGAAAAATTACTGTCATTGCTGGCCGAATGTCGTGGCAACGGCGGCAAAGTCATTTTTGATAACAATTATCGCCCCCGCCTGTGGCAAAGCCGCGAAGAAGCGCAGCAGGCCTATGCCGCCATGCTGGCCTGCACGGATATCGCCTTCCTGACGCTGGATGATGAAACGCTGCTGTGGGGCGAAGCCAGCGTTGATGATGTGGTCAGCCGCACGCGCGCTGCAGGTGTGGCAGAAATCGTGATTAAACGTGGCGCCGAATCCTGCCTGGTGGCCAGCGGCGACGCGCCATTAATCGAAGTGGCGGCGGTAAAACTGCCGAAAGAGAAGATTGTGGATACCACCGCAGCAGGCGATTCATTCAGTGCGGGTTATCTCGCCGTGCGCCTGACCGGTGGCAGCGCCGCCGATGCAGCCGCGCGTGGTCATCTGACCGCCAGTACGGTGATTCAGTATCGTGGCGCGGTGATCCCAAAAAGCGCGATGCCGCAGTAA
- a CDS encoding alginate lyase family protein, with translation MRNRISRGLLCSLWLMLCASLPARADALAFLMDTQIATVRQQLAQHQAPVQTIEAWQALQRQADKALQHPLMSVTDKGMTPASGSKHDYLSLSAYWWPDDSKGDGLPWVRRDGEVNPASKNQQSDGVRLAAFTADVQALTLAWYFSGEQRYADKAIAQLHHWFIAPQTRMNPNLNFAQGVPGVADGRSSGVLDGRYFATRIVDSLIMLRQAPGWKASDEQAMQQWMTAYLHWLQTSKLAKKEAQAKNNHGNWYAVQVAGIAWYLQQPALIKQMVTLAESKLAYQLAADGSQPAELARTRSFHYSYFNLQALTALAELATKADAGDLWHYQNAKQAGIIRALDFMAPYTRDARTWPYKSLDRVSVRLIPLLSLADNRLHDSRYQRLIQQAQFNSGNTQKGYEQDVERGAVIQAQRETWLLSQPHWQSLEKKR, from the coding sequence ATGAGAAACAGGATAAGCCGCGGTTTACTCTGCTCGCTGTGGCTGATGTTATGCGCCAGCTTGCCGGCGCGCGCTGATGCGCTGGCCTTTCTGATGGATACGCAGATTGCCACGGTCAGGCAACAGCTGGCGCAGCATCAGGCTCCGGTACAGACGATTGAAGCCTGGCAGGCGTTACAGCGCCAGGCGGATAAAGCCCTGCAACATCCGCTGATGAGCGTCACTGATAAAGGCATGACGCCAGCCAGTGGGTCAAAGCATGACTATCTTAGTCTCAGCGCCTACTGGTGGCCTGATGACAGTAAAGGCGATGGCCTGCCATGGGTGCGTCGTGACGGTGAAGTTAATCCGGCCAGTAAAAACCAGCAGTCAGACGGGGTGCGGCTGGCGGCATTTACTGCTGATGTACAGGCGCTGACTCTGGCCTGGTACTTCTCCGGCGAGCAACGTTATGCCGACAAAGCTATTGCTCAGCTGCATCACTGGTTTATTGCGCCGCAAACGCGGATGAATCCCAACCTTAATTTCGCGCAAGGCGTACCTGGCGTGGCTGACGGACGTTCATCGGGGGTGCTGGACGGGCGTTACTTTGCGACGCGGATTGTTGATTCTCTGATTATGCTGCGCCAGGCGCCAGGCTGGAAAGCCAGCGACGAGCAGGCAATGCAGCAGTGGATGACAGCCTATCTGCACTGGTTGCAGACCAGCAAGCTGGCAAAAAAAGAGGCGCAGGCCAAAAACAACCATGGTAACTGGTATGCCGTACAGGTGGCGGGTATCGCCTGGTATCTGCAACAACCGGCGCTGATAAAACAGATGGTGACGCTGGCGGAAAGCAAGCTGGCGTATCAGCTGGCGGCCGATGGCTCGCAGCCAGCAGAGCTGGCGCGCACCCGCTCTTTTCACTACAGCTATTTCAATCTGCAAGCGCTGACCGCGCTGGCGGAACTGGCGACGAAGGCTGATGCCGGAGATTTATGGCATTACCAGAATGCAAAACAGGCGGGCATTATCCGCGCGCTGGACTTTATGGCGCCATACACCAGAGATGCGCGCACCTGGCCATACAAATCTCTCGATCGTGTCAGCGTGCGTTTAATTCCATTGTTGTCACTGGCCGATAATCGTCTGCACGACAGCCGTTACCAGCGGCTAATTCAGCAGGCGCAATTTAACAGCGGCAATACGCAGAAGGGTTACGAGCAGGACGTTGAACGTGGCGCGGTGATTCAGGCGCAGCGTGAGACCTGGCTGCTGTCGCAACCGCACTGGCAATCACTGGAGAAAAAACGATGA
- a CDS encoding FadR/GntR family transcriptional regulator, which translates to MQFEMIANAQRGLDLLIASDIARKIMTGALNAGDILPSEVELCSRFGVSRTALREALKLLSSKGLLESRPKIGTRVRDRSHWNILDVQLLEWMSGMEATEEMYHQFLEFRRVIEPHATSLAAVNATKEQRIELSRIYREMCEVDAGTFEPETWVNIDTQFHRMIFLSSGNCFYIPFGNVLTTVFKWFISYSSKEGGTCMSDHRKIYEAIMMGDAEAARQASLNLMESSKHRL; encoded by the coding sequence ATGCAGTTTGAAATGATAGCCAATGCCCAGCGCGGACTGGATCTGCTGATTGCCAGCGACATTGCGCGCAAGATCATGACTGGCGCCCTGAATGCCGGTGATATTTTGCCCAGCGAAGTGGAATTATGTAGCCGATTTGGCGTCAGCCGTACTGCGCTGCGTGAAGCATTAAAGCTGTTATCCTCGAAAGGCCTGCTGGAATCACGTCCGAAAATTGGTACGCGGGTGCGCGATCGTTCTCACTGGAATATCCTTGATGTTCAGCTGCTTGAGTGGATGAGCGGAATGGAAGCGACGGAAGAGATGTATCATCAGTTTCTTGAGTTTCGCCGGGTGATTGAACCCCATGCCACCAGTCTTGCCGCTGTTAATGCCACCAAAGAGCAGCGCATTGAGCTGTCACGCATTTATCGCGAAATGTGTGAAGTCGACGCCGGCACTTTTGAGCCGGAAACCTGGGTCAATATCGATACGCAATTCCACCGCATGATTTTTCTCTCCTCCGGCAACTGCTTCTATATTCCCTTTGGCAATGTGCTGACCACGGTGTTTAAGTGGTTTATCAGCTACTCCTCGAAAGAGGGTGGCACCTGCATGAGTGACCATCGTAAAATCTATGAAGCGATTATGATGGGGGATGCGGAAGCCGCGCGTCAGGCGTCGCTGAATCTGATGGAATCCAGTAAACACCGTCTCTGA
- a CDS encoding heparinase II/III domain-containing protein — MSWQPLLIDHADLDSFRKEVGTNSLLGRSLNQQIEQLNHWLQQPLEIPGHGEAGGPEHSRHKLNYQIINQAGRLWLITDDQRYRDAALTLLTGYADCYPQLGSATSRDTNPPGRLFHQTLNEHMFLLYAAEGYHCIISTLNADDRQHIEENLLRLMALEAMTLHADTFDIVHNHGLWSVAAVAICGYVLNDQQLVDKSLYGLAGDSKSGGFFAQLDGLFSPDGYYIEGPYYHRFGLRPLLLLAEAIARRQPELDIWHYRQQLIYRTCYTLFALAFPDDRLPALNDASRSMSLKDEGALIAVSICWCRYGADARLAALAARQGALWLGSGAAELSRAVAAGVQAEIWPSLLVRDGEQGECGAIAVLRQRDKQQDSHMVLLWYGQHGSIPRLHSALNHGHFDGLHLSWFNRGREVLKDYGFGRWVNVEPKFGGRYIPENNSYCKQTVAHNTVVVDQRSQNQGKSALAEQRHGETCFFITDHPYGQGVSAQLQEYYEGVTMRRTVLMLQIDDSAKPLLLDLYSLHSQQQHQYDYCLHADGQLVNTNFQYSDEKSWNPLGERDGYQHLWRCAQGEIAAGDSALISWLDGDSFYSACCALPEGGEAIIARSGASDPHFNLRSEPAWIWRTHGDNVLFACAIETHGYFDEATETSIDARGKVQRVKVEKQLPDCSEVSVHFVDGRVMTVVVTRESFDISWQTA; from the coding sequence ATGAGCTGGCAACCGTTATTAATTGATCATGCTGATCTGGATAGCTTCAGAAAGGAAGTGGGCACTAACTCACTTTTGGGGCGAAGCCTTAATCAGCAGATTGAGCAACTTAATCACTGGCTGCAACAGCCGCTGGAAATCCCGGGGCACGGTGAAGCGGGTGGCCCAGAACATAGCCGCCATAAACTGAATTACCAGATTATTAATCAGGCCGGGCGGCTGTGGCTGATTACCGACGATCAACGCTATCGTGATGCGGCGCTGACGCTGCTAACAGGTTATGCCGATTGCTACCCGCAACTGGGCAGCGCCACCAGCCGTGATACCAATCCCCCTGGCCGCCTGTTTCATCAGACCCTGAATGAGCATATGTTCTTGCTGTATGCCGCTGAAGGCTATCATTGCATTATTTCCACCCTGAACGCCGACGATCGCCAGCATATCGAAGAAAATCTGTTGCGACTGATGGCGCTGGAAGCGATGACGCTGCATGCGGATACCTTCGATATTGTGCATAACCATGGTTTATGGTCAGTGGCGGCGGTGGCGATTTGTGGCTATGTGCTGAACGATCAGCAACTGGTTGATAAGTCGTTGTATGGACTGGCGGGCGACAGCAAGAGCGGCGGATTTTTTGCCCAGCTGGACGGGCTGTTTTCTCCGGATGGGTACTATATTGAAGGCCCTTATTACCATCGCTTCGGGCTGCGTCCTTTACTGCTGCTGGCGGAAGCCATTGCGCGGCGGCAGCCTGAACTGGATATCTGGCACTATCGCCAGCAGCTGATTTATCGTACCTGTTACACGCTCTTTGCGCTGGCCTTCCCTGACGACCGCTTGCCGGCGCTGAATGATGCTTCCCGAAGCATGAGCCTGAAAGATGAAGGCGCCCTGATTGCCGTCAGCATCTGCTGGTGCCGTTATGGTGCGGATGCACGCCTTGCCGCGCTGGCGGCGCGTCAGGGCGCGCTGTGGCTGGGAAGTGGAGCCGCAGAGCTGAGTCGTGCGGTGGCCGCCGGGGTGCAGGCTGAGATCTGGCCCAGCCTGTTGGTCAGAGATGGTGAACAGGGAGAGTGTGGTGCTATTGCCGTATTACGCCAGCGCGACAAGCAGCAGGACAGCCATATGGTGCTGCTGTGGTATGGCCAGCACGGCAGTATTCCCCGGCTGCACTCCGCGTTAAATCACGGTCATTTTGATGGTCTGCATCTCAGCTGGTTTAATCGCGGGCGCGAGGTATTGAAAGATTATGGTTTTGGCCGCTGGGTCAACGTTGAACCGAAGTTTGGCGGGCGCTATATCCCTGAAAATAATAGCTATTGTAAGCAGACAGTGGCGCATAACACCGTGGTCGTCGATCAACGTAGCCAGAATCAGGGTAAAAGCGCGCTGGCAGAGCAGCGTCATGGTGAAACCTGCTTCTTTATCACTGACCATCCTTATGGTCAGGGGGTCAGCGCTCAGTTGCAGGAATATTACGAGGGCGTCACCATGCGCCGCACGGTGCTGATGCTTCAGATTGACGACAGCGCAAAACCGCTGCTGCTGGATCTCTATAGTCTGCACAGTCAGCAGCAGCATCAGTATGATTACTGTCTGCATGCTGATGGTCAGTTAGTGAATACTAACTTTCAATACAGCGATGAGAAAAGCTGGAACCCTCTGGGTGAGCGTGACGGCTATCAGCATTTATGGCGCTGTGCGCAGGGCGAAATCGCGGCGGGTGATTCAGCGCTTATCAGCTGGCTGGATGGCGACAGTTTTTACAGCGCCTGCTGCGCTTTACCTGAAGGGGGTGAAGCGATTATTGCGCGCAGTGGCGCCAGCGACCCGCATTTTAACCTGCGCAGTGAACCGGCATGGATCTGGCGTACCCACGGCGACAATGTGCTGTTTGCCTGCGCCATTGAAACCCATGGTTACTTTGATGAAGCGACGGAAACCTCGATCGATGCGCGTGGCAAGGTGCAGCGGGTGAAGGTAGAAAAACAGCTGCCTGACTGTTCTGAAGTTAGTGTTCACTTCGTTGATGGGCGAGTCATGACGGTAGTTGTAACTCGTGAATCCTTCGACATTAGCTGGCAAACAGCCTGA
- a CDS encoding type II toxin-antitoxin system RelE/ParE family toxin, giving the protein MWTILTTELFDHWFERQDELTQNKMLAGLLALRKGGPNVGRPLVDAIKFSRWLHMKELRVQHKGQPIRAFFAFDPLRRAIILCAGDKSGNDKRFYREMLAVADAQYAQHLMTLVE; this is encoded by the coding sequence ATGTGGACGATATTAACAACGGAACTGTTTGATCACTGGTTTGAGCGCCAGGATGAGCTCACTCAAAATAAGATGCTGGCAGGGTTACTGGCGTTGAGAAAAGGCGGCCCTAATGTCGGAAGACCACTGGTCGATGCAATTAAATTTTCCCGCTGGCTCCATATGAAAGAGTTAAGAGTTCAGCACAAAGGGCAGCCCATTCGGGCTTTCTTCGCTTTTGACCCTCTACGCCGGGCAATTATCCTTTGTGCGGGAGACAAAAGTGGCAATGACAAAAGATTTTATCGTGAAATGCTTGCCGTTGCGGATGCGCAATACGCTCAGCATTTGATGACACTGGTGGAGTAA
- a CDS encoding AsmA family protein has product MSRTGKIISWIGGIFLLLVVVVVLVILFFDWNRLKPTINQKVSTELNRPFAIRGDLGVNWQRNRDEPGWRSWVPWPHVHAEDIMLGNPPEIPEVSMVHLQRVDATLAPLSLLAKQVWIPWIKLQQPVARLVQTADAKNNWTFNLASSDNPDASQQPSAWSFRLDNIVFDQGRINYRDAINKADVQVMVDPLGKPVPYAQLAGGDDKQQHAADFVFGWKAEGKYNNEQLNGDGKIGGMLSLRSKTTPFPIEADVRNGTTRVRVAGTLQDPMNLGGLDLRLRFSGDTLANLYGLTGVLLPDTPPYETDGHLQARFREAGGPVFRYQDFNGHIGDSDIHGSLTYSQIKPRPKLAGTLESRQLRMADLGPLIGVNSGKDSAKTEQAKAKRGEPSSQPADRVLPHDKFDSKSWSVMDADVKFSGKRIEHSNSLPISDLYTHVVLKNGDLLLDPLRFAMAGGNLNSTIHLEGDKTPLRGRADIHVRKLRLRELFKGVEAMQNSLGQLNGDATLSGSGNSVADLLATSNGDLKLLMNDGLISRSLMEIVGLNVGNYVVSKLFGDDEVRINCAAADLNVRNGLASTRLFVFDTENAIINISGTTNFANERLDLSINPESKGIRIITLRSPLYVRGTFKSPDAGVKAGPLIARGAAAVALGVVAAPAAALLALVSPSDNEENQCTKVLQQMKSKK; this is encoded by the coding sequence ATGTCGCGTACGGGAAAAATAATAAGCTGGATTGGCGGGATTTTTTTGCTGCTGGTTGTGGTCGTGGTGCTGGTAATACTCTTTTTTGACTGGAACCGCCTCAAACCAACCATCAACCAGAAAGTCTCGACCGAATTAAATCGACCTTTTGCCATCCGCGGCGATCTGGGCGTCAACTGGCAACGCAATCGCGATGAGCCCGGCTGGCGTAGCTGGGTTCCGTGGCCACATGTGCATGCCGAAGATATTATGCTCGGCAATCCCCCGGAAATTCCTGAAGTTAGCATGGTGCATCTGCAGCGCGTAGACGCCACGCTGGCACCGTTGTCACTACTGGCGAAGCAAGTCTGGATCCCGTGGATCAAATTACAGCAGCCGGTTGCCAGACTGGTGCAGACCGCTGACGCCAAAAATAACTGGACGTTTAATCTGGCCAGCAGCGATAACCCTGATGCCAGTCAGCAGCCTTCAGCATGGTCATTCCGCCTCGATAATATTGTGTTTGACCAGGGCCGCATTAATTATCGCGACGCGATTAATAAAGCCGATGTGCAGGTGATGGTGGATCCGCTGGGTAAACCGGTGCCCTATGCTCAGCTGGCGGGTGGCGACGATAAACAACAGCACGCCGCTGATTTCGTTTTCGGCTGGAAAGCCGAGGGGAAATACAATAATGAGCAGCTTAACGGCGATGGCAAAATCGGCGGCATGCTGTCGTTGCGCAGTAAAACTACCCCGTTCCCGATTGAGGCTGACGTACGTAATGGCACGACACGTGTACGCGTTGCCGGGACTCTGCAGGATCCCATGAATTTGGGTGGGCTCGACCTGCGCCTGCGTTTTTCCGGCGATACGCTGGCTAATTTGTATGGTTTAACCGGTGTGCTGTTGCCGGATACTCCGCCATACGAAACCGATGGTCATTTGCAGGCGCGCTTCCGTGAAGCGGGCGGCCCGGTGTTCCGCTACCAGGATTTTAATGGTCATATTGGCGACAGTGATATTCATGGCTCACTGACCTACAGCCAGATTAAACCACGGCCAAAACTGGCAGGAACACTGGAGTCGCGTCAGCTGCGCATGGCCGATCTGGGGCCGCTTATCGGTGTCAATTCTGGCAAAGACAGCGCTAAAACCGAACAGGCGAAGGCGAAACGCGGCGAGCCCTCCAGCCAGCCAGCAGATCGGGTACTACCGCATGACAAATTCGACAGTAAAAGCTGGAGTGTGATGGATGCTGATGTGAAATTCAGCGGCAAACGCATTGAGCACAGTAACTCACTGCCGATTAGCGACCTCTACACCCATGTTGTTTTAAAAAACGGTGACTTACTGTTAGATCCGCTGCGTTTTGCTATGGCGGGCGGCAATCTTAACTCCACCATTCATTTAGAAGGCGACAAAACGCCACTGCGTGGACGTGCTGATATCCATGTCCGTAAGCTGAGACTGCGTGAGCTGTTTAAAGGGGTCGAAGCGATGCAGAACAGCCTTGGCCAGCTGAACGGTGATGCGACGTTAAGCGGCAGCGGCAATTCAGTGGCGGATTTACTGGCTACCAGCAATGGTGATCTGAAGCTGTTAATGAACGATGGACTGATTAGCCGTAGCCTGATGGAAATTGTCGGCTTAAATGTCGGTAACTATGTCGTGAGCAAACTGTTTGGCGACGATGAAGTGCGTATCAACTGCGCCGCTGCCGATCTTAATGTGCGTAATGGTCTGGCTTCGACGCGCCTGTTTGTGTTTGATACCGAAAACGCGATTATCAATATTTCCGGCACCACCAATTTTGCTAATGAGCGCCTCGACTTGTCGATTAATCCGGAGAGTAAGGGGATTCGCATTATTACCCTGCGTTCGCCGCTGTATGTGCGTGGCACCTTTAAAAGCCCGGATGCCGGGGTGAAAGCCGGACCGTTAATCGCTCGTGGCGCCGCCGCCGTCGCCTTAGGGGTGGTTGCCGCACCGGCCGCCGCGCTGCTGGCGCTGGTTTCCCCCAGCGATAATGAGGAAAATCAGTGTACTAAAGTGCTGCAACAGATGAAGTCGAAGAAATAG
- the pdeH gene encoding cyclic-guanylate-specific phosphodiesterase, translating into MMLKHISHRLPSSIVVQKHQEERQYWKQCQRLYTFQPIYEVSGRLMAIELLTAVFHPAAPSQRLSPEDYFAALDISQRLHIVEEQLELLSQWEEKFVDGGMVASVNIDGPSLLALQHNLEIRALIARLPWVRFELVEHHILPQEEVVAQMPELGPLWLDDFGSGMANFSALTELKYDYIKLARELFILLRKTEEGRNLFAMLLALINRYCKGVIVEGVETAEEWAQVQGSPAFAAQGYYFSRPVPFEQLTDLPLQLA; encoded by the coding sequence ATGATGCTGAAACATATCAGTCATCGGCTTCCTTCCTCAATTGTTGTCCAAAAACATCAGGAAGAGCGTCAGTACTGGAAACAGTGCCAGCGACTATACACTTTTCAGCCGATCTATGAAGTATCAGGTCGCCTGATGGCAATTGAGTTACTTACCGCGGTCTTTCACCCTGCCGCGCCGAGTCAAAGGTTATCGCCAGAAGACTACTTTGCTGCGCTGGATATTTCACAGCGGCTACATATCGTCGAGGAACAGCTTGAGCTGTTGAGTCAATGGGAAGAGAAATTTGTTGATGGTGGTATGGTTGCATCCGTCAATATCGATGGTCCTTCGCTGTTAGCCCTGCAACACAATCTGGAAATTCGTGCGCTGATCGCCCGCCTGCCGTGGGTGCGTTTTGAGCTGGTTGAACATCATATTTTACCGCAGGAAGAGGTTGTGGCGCAGATGCCAGAGCTGGGTCCGCTATGGCTTGACGATTTTGGCTCGGGGATGGCTAACTTTTCTGCCCTGACAGAATTAAAGTATGATTATATCAAGCTGGCGCGTGAGCTGTTTATTTTGCTGCGCAAAACCGAAGAGGGACGTAATCTGTTTGCGATGCTGCTGGCGCTGATTAATCGTTACTGTAAAGGCGTGATTGTGGAAGGGGTGGAAACAGCAGAGGAGTGGGCTCAGGTTCAAGGATCGCCAGCATTTGCCGCACAGGGCTACTATTTTTCGCGTCCCGTTCCCTTTGAACAGCTGACCGATCTTCCTCTCCAGCTTGCCTGA